The Leucobacter chromiiresistens nucleotide sequence CTCCGTCGCCGGGCCTCGCGGCTCGGCCTCGCGAAGGTCGTCGCCGCCGGCCCGGCGCTCCGCATGGAGCCGGTGGAGCTGCTCGACTCGCGCCGCATGCGCATGAATCGCATGTACCCGGGCGCGCGCTACGTGGAGGCGTCGAAGAGCCTGCAGATCCCCCTTCCCGGCGGCACCGCCTCGTCGCGGAGCCCGCTCGCGGGGGTCGGCCAGAAGCTCGTGGGCGACGAGGGAGACATCGTCGCGTGGACGGGCCGCGTGCTGGCGACGCTGCTCGAAGCGGAGGCACCCGCAGAAGCCTGACGCTGCGCATCGGGCGCCGTGCGACCGGTGCCTCGCGCGATCCGGAACGAGCGCGGGCCCCGCGCCGTGAGGTGCGAGGCCCGCGTCAGGAGTTCGGGATCAGCCTGCGGAGCAGAGATCCTGCAGCTTCTGCCCGGCCTCGGTGAGGGAGGTCGACTGCTCCTGGAGCTTCGTGGTCATCTCCTCGGCCTCGGCCTGCATCTGCTCGAGCTTGTCCATGGCCGCCGGATCCGACGGGTCGATGCTGCTCGTGTCGGGGATCTCGTAGCCCTCGAGCGTGCCGCTCATGGCCGACAGCTCGTCGGTGAAGGTGGCGAGCGCGCTCGAGACCTCTTCGTTGGTGACCTCCGCCTGCGCCTCCTCCAGCGCCTCGGTGATCGGATCGAACGCGGCGCTCAGATCGCCCTCGCCCGACATCGCGTCCGAGAGCACGCTCTGCAGGTCTCCGGTCGCCTCGTTCACCGTGGAGTTCGCGATGTTGCAGGCGTCGGCCACGCTCTGCCCGCCCGAGCACGAGGCGAGGCTGAACGTCAGCGCGGCGGCTCCGAGGAGCCCGGCGACCTTGACGAGCGACTTCTTGTCCGTCATGAAAATTTCCCCCTTGTATGCGGTATCGCCCCAGCGGGTCTCCCCGGGACCGCACCAGGCTATCAGGGTTCATTCAGGGAGCGATGGCCCAGGAGGCGGGCAGCCGCGGCCCGATAGGGTGGGTGAGCATGAGGACCGACGCAGCCGGTGACCCACGTCCGTTCGATGCGCTCCTCGCCACGGTGCGCAGGCTGGTCGCCCCCGGGGGGTGCGCCTGGCACGAGGCGCAGACGCACGAATCGCTCACCCAGTTCCTCGTCGAGGAGACGGCGGAGCTCATCGATGCGATCGAGCGGCAGCTGCCCCCGTCGGAGATCCAGTCCGAGCTCGGCGACGTGCTCTACCAGGTGCTCTTCCACGCGGCGATCGCCGAGCGGGACGGCGAGGGCTACGAGTTCGACGGCATCGCCTCGACGCTGAACGAGAAGCTCGTGCGCCGGCACCCGCACGTCTTCGGCGACCGCGGGTACATGACCGTCGAGGAGCTGCACGCCGAGTGGGAGCGGCTGAAGGAGGACGCGGCGGGGGAGGACCGGGGATCGCGCGGCCCGCTCGAGGGGATCCCGGCGGGCATGCCGACGCTCGCGCGCGCGGCGAAGGTGATCGAGCGGTTGAAGCGCGCGGGCCTGATCGACCCCGGGGCCGGTGACGCGTACCCCGAGGATCCGCTCGCCGCGCTCATCGGGCCCGACGAGCAGCGGCTCGCCGAGTTCGGCATCGGCGACGCGATGCTCGCGATGCTGATGCGGGCGAACCGCGCGGGCGTGGATCCCGATCGTGCACTGCGGCTCGCCGTCGACCGGCTCACCGCGCGCGTGCTCCACGACGAGGGGTGACGGAGGGCCGCGGGCCGGGCTGCGCAGACCTTGAGCGCCACCGCGCTCGCTACAGCAGCAGCCCCAGCGCGCGAGCGCGCGACACCGCCGCGTGCCGGGTCGACGCGTCGAGCTTCGTCATGGCGGCCCCGAGGTAGCTCTTGACGGTGTTCTCGGCGAGCCCGAGGGTGCGGCCGACCTCGGCGTTCGTGGCCCCGAGCGCGACCTGGGCGAGCGTGTCGATCTCGCGCGGAGACAGCCGCACCGTTGCCGCGGCGTCATGCGGAGCGTCCGGGGCGCGCCGCGCGCCGGGGCCCGCGGGCGGCGCCGCGAGAGCCGTGAGGCGGTGCTCGATCGCGCGCAGCCGGTGGCGCAGGTGCGGCAGCGACGATTCCGCGAGCGCCCCGCGCAGCTCGGCGTGAACGGTGCGCAGCGCCTCGACGGTCGGAGGGGGGAGGGAGACGGGCGAGCCAGGCGAGACGGGCGGGCCCGGCGCGACCGGCGAGCCCTGAGAGACGAGCGAGCCAGGAGAGACGGGCGAGCCCGGCAGCGCGGATGAGCCGACGCCGGTGCGGCCCGAGCCGCCGTGCCGGCGCTCGAGACGCCGCACCACCTCGTCCTCGATGCGGAGCTCGCGCGAGAGATCCCGCGCGACGCCCGCGGCCTCGCGCACGAACGATCCCGACGGCCCCGCGGCCCCGCGCCATCCGCCGTAGAGCACGGCGCGCGGGGCGCCGTCGACGAGCACCGGCATCGCGAAGAGGCCGACGATGCCCTCGCCGCGCACGTGGGCGTCGTACTCGTGCGTGATCTGGCGGCTGCCCACGTAGTCGACGGCGATGCGGGGCCTCCGCTCCCGGAGCGCGCGGCCGCCGAGACCGCGGTCGGCGCGCACCCGCAGCCCCTCGAGGCGTCCGTGCTCGGCACCCGACACGGCGCTCAGCACGGCGTCTCCGGCCCGCTCCAGGCCGCCGAACGCGATGTCGAACCGCGTGGCACGGGCGAACTCGACGACCGCATCGCTCAGGATCCGCTGGGCGTGCTCGTCATCCATCCGCTGCATCGCATCTCCCCACTTTCGGAGGTAGTTCACGCTAACACGCGTTTTCTAGGCTCGGCGTGAGTCGTCGCACCGACGCGACGAGGAAGCTTGCGTTCAAGGGAGAAACGAGTGACCGAATCAGCAGACCCGTACGACGCGCAGCGTGATCCGATCGATTACGTCGCGTTCCAGGCCCGGCCCGAGTTCCACGAGCTGAAACACCGCTTCCGGCGATTCGTGTTCCCGCTCGCGGCGGCGTTCATGCTCTGGTTCCTGCTCTACGTGGTGCTCGCCGCCTTCGCGCACGACTTCATGGCGGCCCCCATGCTCGGCATGAACGTCGGGCTGTGGTTCGGCCTGGCGCAGTTCGTCACGACGTTCGCGATCACCATGGCCTACGTGCGGTTCGCCAACCGCCGCCTCGACCCGCGCACCACGGCGCTCCGCGCCGAGCTCGAGGCAATGGAGGGCGGCCGATGAACGCCACGATCCTGCCCGCGGAGCAGACCGGCGCCGAGCAGAACCCCGTGCTCAACATCGCCATCTTCCTCGTCTTCGTCGCGGTGACGATGGTCATCGTGATCCGCGCGAGCCGCAGCAACAAGAGCGCCGCCGACTTCTACGCCGGCGGCCGCTCGTTCTCCGGTCGGCAGAACGGCGTCGCCATCGCGGGCGACTACCTCTCGGCCGCCTCGTTCCTCGGCATCGTGGGCGCGATCGCCATCAACGGGTACGACGGGTTCCTCTACTCCATCGGCTTCCTCGTCGCCTGGCTCGTCGCCCTGCTGCTCGTCGCCGAGCTCATGCGCAACACCGCGAAGTTCACGATGGCCGATGTGCTCTCGTTCCGGCTGCAGCAGCGGCCGGTGCGCATGGCGGCGGCACTCACGACCCTCGCCGTCTCGTTCTTCTACCTGCTCGCGCAGATGGCCGGCGCCGGCGGGCTCGTGTCGCTGCTGCTCGGCGTGAACGACGCGCTCGGCCAGTCGCTCGTGATCGCCGTCGTCGGCGTCGTCATGATCTGCTACGTGCTCATCGGCGGCATGAAGGGCACGACGTGGGTGCAGATCATCAAGGCGGTGCTGCTCATCGCCGGCGCCGGAGCCATGACCATCTGGGTGCTCGCACTCAAGGGCTTCAACTTCTCCGCCGTGCTCGACGCCGCCGTCAACCACCCCGAGAACGCCAACGGCGCCGCGATCCTCGCCCCCGGCCTGCAGTACGGGGCGAACCCGATCGACTTCGTCTCCCTCGCGCTCGCCCTCGTGCTCGGCACCGCCGGCCTGCCGCACGTGCTCATGCGCTTCTACACGGTGCCGACGGCGAAAGACGCCCGCAAGTCGGTGGTGTGGGCGATCTGGCTGATCGGCATCTTCTACCTCTTCACCCTGGTGCTCGGCTACGGTGCGGGCGCGCTCGTCGGCCCCGAGACGATCGCCGAAGCCCCCGGCGGGCAGAACTCCGCGGCCCCGCTCCTCGCCGCAGAGCTCGGCGGCCCGCTGCTGCTCGGATTCATCTCGGCCGTCGCCTTCGCCACCATCCTCGCCGTCGTCGCGGGCCTCACCATCACGGCCTCCGCCTCGTTCGCGCACGACATCTACAACAGCGTGCTCAAGAAGGGCCGCGCCTCGGCGAAGCAGGAGGTGAAGGTGGCCCGGATCACGACGCTCGTGATCGGCGCCGCGGCGATCCTCGGCGGCATCGGCGTGCAGGGGCAGAACGTCGCCTTCCTCGTCGCTCTCGCGTTCGCGGTCGCCGCGTCGGCGAACCTGCCGACGATTCTGTACTCGCTCTTCTGGTCGAAGTTCACCACGCGGGGCGCCGTGTGGTCGATGGTCGGCGGCCTGCTGTCGGCGGTCGTGCTCATCGCCCTCTCGCCCGTCGTCTCGGGGAGCGAGACCGCGATGCTCGGCCCCGACGTCGACTTCGCGGTCTTCCCGCTGCAGAACCCCGGCATCGTGTCGATCCCGCTCGGCTTCCTGCTCGGCTGGCTGGGGTCGGTGACGAGCTCGCGCAAGGAGTCGAAGCGGCTGGCGGCCGAGATGGAGGTGCGCGCGCTCACCGGCTACGGAGCCGAACCGCCGGTGCAGCACTGACGGCGGGCGACCGGGGCCGGTCGCGCGGGCCCGGTCGCGCGGATCCGGTCGCGCGGCGGGGGAGCGAAGGCCGTGGAAGAATGGTGAACCATGGCCCAACCCGTGAACCCGCCGCGCGGCATGCGCGATTTCCTCCCCGCTGACAAGGCGCGTCGCGAGCACGCGCTGGGGATCATCAGGAGCGTGTACCGCTCGCACGGTTTCGATGAGATCGAGACCCCGGTGGTCGAGGACTACGCGCGGCTGCACGCGGGGCTCGGCGGCGACAACGAGAAGCTCAGCTTCTCGATCCTGAAGCGCGGCATCAGGCCCGAGGCGCTCGCCGCAGCCGCGGAGGCCGGCGCCGCGGAGCAGCTGGCCGACCTGGGGCTGCGCTTCGACCTGACGGTCCCGCTCACCCGCTTCTTCGCCTCGCACCGCGCCGAGCTGCCGCCGGTGTTCCGCTCGATCCAGATCGCGCCGGTCTGGCGGGCGGAGCGGCCCCAGAAGGGGCGGTACCGCCAGTTCGTGCAGGCCGACATCGACATCATCGGCGAGGCCGGCCTGCTGGCCGAGATCGAGCTCATCACCGCGACCTCGCAGGCGCTCGCCGCGCTCGGACTCGACGGCTGCGTGATCCGCGTCAACGACCGCCGCATCCTGTTCGGTCTGCTCGCGCACTGCGGCTTCGCGCCGGAGACGCACGACCGCGCCCTCATCACGATCGACAAGCTCGACAAGATCGGCGCGGCCGGCGTCGTCGAGGAGCTGCGCGAGATCGACGGCGATGCCGCCGAGCGCATCGGCGCGGTGCTGGCGGTGGTCGAGCCGGCGCTCGGCGCCGACGGCGCCGGGGTCGGGATCCCGCTCACCCGCGAGGCGATCGCGGGGGTGCTGCCCGAGGGGGCCGCCGAAGACGGCGTCGCGAACCTCGTCGCCCTGGGCGAGGCGCTCGAGGGCGGCCTGCCCGCGGGAGTGGCCGTGCGCTTCGATCCGACGCTCGTGCGCGGCATGGGCTACTACACCGGAACGATCTTCGAGGTGGCGCACCCGGGCTCGGGCAGCTCCGTTGGCGGCGGCGGCCGGTACGACGGCATGGTCGGCCGCTTCCTGGGGCAGGACGTGCCCGCCGTCGGCTTCTCGATCGGCTTCGAGCGCGTCGTCGACCTGCTGACCCTGCCCGAGTCGACGGGACCGGAGGCGGTGGCGCTCATCGCCGACGCCGACGTCGAGCTGGCGGATCTGCTCGCGCTGAAGCGCGCCCTCGTCGACCGCGGCCACCGCGTGCGCCTCGAGAAGCGGCAGAAGAACATGAAGACGCTGCTCGCCCGCATCGCCGGCGAGGGGTTCGCGCGCGTCGCGAACGTGCGCGCCGGTGTGCGCGACGCCGACGCGCTCGAGTTCCGCGATCTCGCTGACTGAGGTCGGCGCGGCGGCGGTCGACCGGCCGCGTCGGCTGGGCGGCGGCGGTTGACCGGCCGCGTCAGTTGACTGGCCGTGCTCCGTGCGAGATCCGGCCTCGGTGAGACCCGAGCGCCCGAACCGGCCGCACCGACGCCGAATCTCTCACCGAAGCCGAGGCTCTGAGGGCCGCCGAGCGCCGCCGAGGGGTGCCCCCGAGGCGCGGCCGGGCGCCGCCGAGAGCCGCCGTCGCACCCCGGAGTACCGAGGCTCCGGTGCTCTAGACTGGGATGCGGCGGCTCCGCCCGCCCATGCTTCACCCCGGCAGCCGACCCCTTCAAGGAGCGCATAGTGGCATTTATCGACGCAGTGATCGCCCGAGAGATTCTCGATTCGCGTGGCAACCCGACCGTCGAGGTCGAGGTCGGCCTGACCGACGACTCCGTCGGCCGCGCCGCGGTGCCGTCGGGAGCCTCCACCGGGGCGTTCGAGGCCTACGAGCTGCGCGACGGCGACAAGGATCGCTACCTGGGCAAGGGCGTCACGAAGGCCGTCGACGCGGTGTTCGACGAGCTCGCCCCCGCGATCGAGGGCTTCGCGGCCGACGACCAGCGGGTCATCGACCAGGTGCTCCGCGACGTCGACGGCACGCCGAACAAGCAGCGCGTCGGCGCGAACTCGATCCTCGGCGTCAGCCTCGCGGTCGCGCACGCGGCCGCGGCCTCCGCCGAGCTGCCCCTCTACCGCTACCTGGGCGGCCCGAACGCGAGCACCCTTCCGGTGCCGCTCATGAACATCATCAACGGCGGGGCGCACGCCGACACCGGCGTCGACATCCAGGAGTTCATGGCGGTGCCGCTCGGCGCCGAGACCTTCTCCGAGGGCCTGCGCTGGGGCGTCGAGGTCTACCACGCCCTCAAGGCGCTCCTCAACGAGAAGAACCTCTCCACGGGCCTGGGCGACGAGGGCGGCTTCGCCCCCGACCTCCCGACCAACGCCGAGGCGCTCGACCTGATCGTCGAGGCCATCCGCCGCGCCGGTCTCGAGCCGGGGCGAGACGTCGCCGTCGCGCTCGACGTGGCGTCCTCCGAGTTCCACCAGGACGGCCTATACCAGTTCGAGGGGCAGGCGCGCACGGCCGCCGAGATGACCGCGTACTACGCGGATCTGCTCGACCGCTACCCGCTCGTGTCGATCGAGGATCCGCTCGACGAGAGCGATTGGGAGGGGTGGAAGCACCTCACCGACGAACTCGGTGCGCGCGTGCAGCTCGTCGGCGACGATCTCTTCGTCACCAACCCGGAGCGCCTCGCCGACGGCATCGCGAAGGGCGTCGCGAACTCGCTGCTCGTCAAGGTGAACCAGATCGGCACCCTCACCGAGACGTTCGACGCCGTGCAGCTCGCGCAGCGCGCGGGGTACACCGCGGTCATGTCGCACCGCTCGGGCGAGACCGAGGACGTGACGATCGCCGACCTCGCCGTGGCCACCGACTGCGGCCAGATCAAGACCGGTGCGCCCGCACGTTCCGATCGCGTCGCGAAGTACAACCAGCTGCTCCGCATCGAGGAAGAGCTCGGCGGCGCCGCGCGCTACGCCGGCCGCGGCGCCTTCCCGCGCTTCACCGCCTGACCCGCGCACCCGGCAGAGGCGACGACACGGTGAAGGGCTGGATCGACGACGTCGGAACGTGGGCGTCGAGCCTGCGCTTCAGCGGCTTCACCGTGGTCGTCGTCGTTCTGGTGCTCGCCGGCATCGCGATCGTGAGCCCCAGCCTGTCGACGTTCGTGCAGCAGCGGCGCGAGATCGCCGAGTTGCGCGAGAGCGTGCGGCAGAGCCAGGAGGCCGTCAACGAGATCGACGCCGAGCGGGCGAAGTGGAAGGATCCCGTCTACGTGCGGTCGCAGGCGCGCGACCGGCTGTTCTACGTGATGCCGGGGGAGACCCAGGTGAACGTGATCGACGACATCGTCATGCCGATCGAATCGGACGAGGAGCCCGATCCCGAACTCTCGCGCATCCCGACCAACTGGGCGCGCAACCTCTCGGCGTCGTTCCTCAGCGCGGGCACCACGGACGCGCCGCCCGCCGACGCTCCCACCGGAGCCGACCCAGCACCCACCGACCCGTCGACCGATCCGGCCGATCCCGAGTCGCCCCCAGCCCCCGCCGAGGAGACCCCGCAATGACCCGCCCGCCCTATCCCGCACCGACCGAAGCCGACATCGCGGCGGTCTCCGAGCAGCTGGGGCGCGAAGCCCGCGGCGTCATCGGCATCGCGGCGCGCGCCGCCGACGGATCGCCCGCCGTCGTGGCCACCGCGCCGCGCCTGCCCGACGGCTCGCCGTTCCCGACCTTCTACTACCTCTGCCACCCCGAGGCCGTCGCTGCTGCGTCGCGTCTCGAGGCCGCCGGCGTGATGAACGAGTTCAACGAACTGCTCGCGTCGGACGAGACCGTGCGCGAGCAGTACCGGCGCGCGCACGAGCAGTTCATCGCCGATCGCGACAGCGTGGGCGAGGTGCCCGAGGTGGCCGGCGTCAGCTCGGGAGGCATGCCGACGCGCGTCAAGTGCCTCCACGCACTCATGGGTCACGCCCTCGCGGCGGGCCCCGGCGTCAACCCGATCGGCGATCTCGCGCTCGAGCGCAGCGGCTGGAGGGGCTGACCCGCAGCCGCGCGTGCATCGGAGCTGGGAAAACGCGGTAAGCTTTCGGTACGGGTGTTTCGCCCGCTATTTTCTGTGCCCGCAATGCGGGTCCGTCCCTGATTGCTGCAAGGAGATCGCTTCGTGGCGAAGAAGATTCTGATCGTTGGTGGCGGCTATGCCGGCTTCTACACCGCATGGAAGCTGGAGAAGCTGCTCCGTGCCGGCGAGGCCGAGGTCACGATCGTCGATCCGCTGCCCTACATGGCGTACCTGCCGTTCCTCCCCGAGGTCGCCTCGGGCTCGATCGAGCCGCGTCACGCGGTCGTCGCGCGCCGTCGCCACCTGAACCGCACCGCCAACATCGCGGGCAAGGTCACCGGCATCTCGCACGCGACGAAGACGGTCACCATCACGCCCAACGTGGGGGAGCCCTTCGACTTCGCGTACGACCAGATCGTCGTGACCACCGGCTCGGTGTCGCGCACGTTCCCCATCGCGGGCATCGCCGACAACGCGATCGGCATGAAGACGATCGAGGAGGCCGTCGCCGTGCGCGATCGCCTCGTCGGCAACTTCGAGCGCGCGGCCACGCTCCCGAAGGGCTCCGCCGAGCGCGCGCGCCTGCTGACCGTCACGGTCGTCGGCGGCGGCTTCGCGGGCATCGAGACGATCTCCGAGCTCCGCTCGTTCACCACCGCGCTGCTGCGCCGGTACCCCGAGATCACGTTCGACGAGACCGTGTTCCACCTCGTCGAGGCGATGGGCCGGATCATGCCCGAGGTGTCGCAGGAGACCGCCGACTGGGTAGTGAAGGATCAGACCCGCCGCGGCGTGCAGATCCACCTCGACACGCAGCTCTCGTCGGCGCTCGACGGCAA carries:
- a CDS encoding MazG nucleotide pyrophosphohydrolase domain-containing protein, giving the protein MRTDAAGDPRPFDALLATVRRLVAPGGCAWHEAQTHESLTQFLVEETAELIDAIERQLPPSEIQSELGDVLYQVLFHAAIAERDGEGYEFDGIASTLNEKLVRRHPHVFGDRGYMTVEELHAEWERLKEDAAGEDRGSRGPLEGIPAGMPTLARAAKVIERLKRAGLIDPGAGDAYPEDPLAALIGPDEQRLAEFGIGDAMLAMLMRANRAGVDPDRALRLAVDRLTARVLHDEG
- a CDS encoding LuxR C-terminal-related transcriptional regulator translates to MNYLRKWGDAMQRMDDEHAQRILSDAVVEFARATRFDIAFGGLERAGDAVLSAVSGAEHGRLEGLRVRADRGLGGRALRERRPRIAVDYVGSRQITHEYDAHVRGEGIVGLFAMPVLVDGAPRAVLYGGWRGAAGPSGSFVREAAGVARDLSRELRIEDEVVRRLERRHGGSGRTGVGSSALPGSPVSPGSLVSQGSPVAPGPPVSPGSPVSLPPPTVEALRTVHAELRGALAESSLPHLRHRLRAIEHRLTALAAPPAGPGARRAPDAPHDAAATVRLSPREIDTLAQVALGATNAEVGRTLGLAENTVKSYLGAAMTKLDASTRHAAVSRARALGLLL
- a CDS encoding DUF485 domain-containing protein, translated to MTESADPYDAQRDPIDYVAFQARPEFHELKHRFRRFVFPLAAAFMLWFLLYVVLAAFAHDFMAAPMLGMNVGLWFGLAQFVTTFAITMAYVRFANRRLDPRTTALRAELEAMEGGR
- a CDS encoding solute symporter family protein, whose protein sequence is MNATILPAEQTGAEQNPVLNIAIFLVFVAVTMVIVIRASRSNKSAADFYAGGRSFSGRQNGVAIAGDYLSAASFLGIVGAIAINGYDGFLYSIGFLVAWLVALLLVAELMRNTAKFTMADVLSFRLQQRPVRMAAALTTLAVSFFYLLAQMAGAGGLVSLLLGVNDALGQSLVIAVVGVVMICYVLIGGMKGTTWVQIIKAVLLIAGAGAMTIWVLALKGFNFSAVLDAAVNHPENANGAAILAPGLQYGANPIDFVSLALALVLGTAGLPHVLMRFYTVPTAKDARKSVVWAIWLIGIFYLFTLVLGYGAGALVGPETIAEAPGGQNSAAPLLAAELGGPLLLGFISAVAFATILAVVAGLTITASASFAHDIYNSVLKKGRASAKQEVKVARITTLVIGAAAILGGIGVQGQNVAFLVALAFAVAASANLPTILYSLFWSKFTTRGAVWSMVGGLLSAVVLIALSPVVSGSETAMLGPDVDFAVFPLQNPGIVSIPLGFLLGWLGSVTSSRKESKRLAAEMEVRALTGYGAEPPVQH
- the hisS gene encoding histidine--tRNA ligase, translating into MAQPVNPPRGMRDFLPADKARREHALGIIRSVYRSHGFDEIETPVVEDYARLHAGLGGDNEKLSFSILKRGIRPEALAAAAEAGAAEQLADLGLRFDLTVPLTRFFASHRAELPPVFRSIQIAPVWRAERPQKGRYRQFVQADIDIIGEAGLLAEIELITATSQALAALGLDGCVIRVNDRRILFGLLAHCGFAPETHDRALITIDKLDKIGAAGVVEELREIDGDAAERIGAVLAVVEPALGADGAGVGIPLTREAIAGVLPEGAAEDGVANLVALGEALEGGLPAGVAVRFDPTLVRGMGYYTGTIFEVAHPGSGSSVGGGGRYDGMVGRFLGQDVPAVGFSIGFERVVDLLTLPESTGPEAVALIADADVELADLLALKRALVDRGHRVRLEKRQKNMKTLLARIAGEGFARVANVRAGVRDADALEFRDLAD
- the eno gene encoding phosphopyruvate hydratase, whose product is MAFIDAVIAREILDSRGNPTVEVEVGLTDDSVGRAAVPSGASTGAFEAYELRDGDKDRYLGKGVTKAVDAVFDELAPAIEGFAADDQRVIDQVLRDVDGTPNKQRVGANSILGVSLAVAHAAAASAELPLYRYLGGPNASTLPVPLMNIINGGAHADTGVDIQEFMAVPLGAETFSEGLRWGVEVYHALKALLNEKNLSTGLGDEGGFAPDLPTNAEALDLIVEAIRRAGLEPGRDVAVALDVASSEFHQDGLYQFEGQARTAAEMTAYYADLLDRYPLVSIEDPLDESDWEGWKHLTDELGARVQLVGDDLFVTNPERLADGIAKGVANSLLVKVNQIGTLTETFDAVQLAQRAGYTAVMSHRSGETEDVTIADLAVATDCGQIKTGAPARSDRVAKYNQLLRIEEELGGAARYAGRGAFPRFTA
- a CDS encoding FtsB family cell division protein, translated to MKGWIDDVGTWASSLRFSGFTVVVVVLVLAGIAIVSPSLSTFVQQRREIAELRESVRQSQEAVNEIDAERAKWKDPVYVRSQARDRLFYVMPGETQVNVIDDIVMPIESDEEPDPELSRIPTNWARNLSASFLSAGTTDAPPADAPTGADPAPTDPSTDPADPESPPAPAEETPQ
- a CDS encoding DUF501 domain-containing protein, whose product is MTRPPYPAPTEADIAAVSEQLGREARGVIGIAARAADGSPAVVATAPRLPDGSPFPTFYYLCHPEAVAAASRLEAAGVMNEFNELLASDETVREQYRRAHEQFIADRDSVGEVPEVAGVSSGGMPTRVKCLHALMGHALAAGPGVNPIGDLALERSGWRG
- a CDS encoding NAD(P)/FAD-dependent oxidoreductase; this encodes MAKKILIVGGGYAGFYTAWKLEKLLRAGEAEVTIVDPLPYMAYLPFLPEVASGSIEPRHAVVARRRHLNRTANIAGKVTGISHATKTVTITPNVGEPFDFAYDQIVVTTGSVSRTFPIAGIADNAIGMKTIEEAVAVRDRLVGNFERAATLPKGSAERARLLTVTVVGGGFAGIETISELRSFTTALLRRYPEITFDETVFHLVEAMGRIMPEVSQETADWVVKDQTRRGVQIHLDTQLSSALDGKIELSTGETYESDLIVWTAGVMPRPFLRGTDLPIGPRGHVIGSPSLRITTEDGVPLEGAWTAGDTSQTPDISSTPGPGGFCVPNAQHAVRQGKLLAKNIVADLRGEGIAEYNHKNLGAVAGLGVNTGVFQSGKFALKGYFAWLAHRFYHGLAIPSWERKWRVFGGWVGHFFLGRDTVNIEAVQQPRAIFEEFASRPKA